The stretch of DNA GATGCATATTGAAAAGAATATTTGTGAAAGTATCTACGGTACAATGTTATGCATAGATAAGAAGTCAAAGGATACTGAAAAGGCCAGACTTGACTTACAAAGGATGAACCTACGCAAAGAATTACACTTGAAGAAACAAGGAGATAAATGGTTTAAACCACAAGCATGTTACACATTGCCATTAGTTGACCGGAGAAAATTTTGTACGTGGTTAGGGTCGGTCAAATTTCCAGATGGGTATGCCGCAAACATTTCAAGGAATGTCAATATAAGTGAAGGTAAAATTATTGGCTTAAAAAGTCACGATTGCCATGTTTTGCTGCAAAGATTATTACCAGTTGGGTTGCGACCATATGTGAAAAAGGATGTGATACTTGCCATTTCCGAGCTCTCATTATTTTTTCGAAAGTTGTGCGCAAAAACATTATACGTTGAAGACTTGGATTCACTAGAGAAAGGAATTGTAAAGTGCTTATGTAAACTTGAATCCATTTTTCCTCCAGCGTTTTTTGATGTCATGATCCACTTAGCAGTGCACTTACCTTCAGAGGCAAAGTTAGGTGGTCCGGTACATACAAGATGGATGTATCCTATTGAAAggtaaaatactaattattttttaaaataaaattttatccatcttattttaaaaattaagaatatttttctaatgatgaattttaattttttaggttcTTAGGTTCTCTAAAAAATTTAGTTAAGAATAGAGCACGATCAGAAGGTTCAATTGCTGTAGGATATGTTGGTAAGGAGGCCTTAACTTTTTGTTCGATGTATCTTCACGGGATTGAAACAAAATTCAATCGTCCAGAGCGTAATTGGGATCTCAGTGAGGTACAAAATGAATCAACGTTGTCTGTTTTTGATCAACCTACAAGGTTATTTGGTGGAAGGGAATTTCGCAATTTAGAACCTAATGAGTATAACAAGCTGCACTggtacattttaaataattgtcCGGAGTTACAACCTTACATCGAGTAAGATTTATAATTATCgtataaattttagtttttatacATTTTGCACAAATATTTATATCATCTTTTTCTTATTAAATAGCGAGCACAAAGCTTTATTACAATCTAAAGGCGTAGTAGACATCATTCGAACTCAAGAGTTGGAATTTTCATTTTGGTTCAAAGAAAaagtaagtattttttttacaacTGCGTTAAGTATAGTTTCTACTAAAAGCTAATAGTTATAATACTTTTAcagataaatgaaaaatataaattgtctcCTCATCAAATTACAAAATCAGTCTTAGCTCTTGCAAGTATGCCAGATCATCGAATCTTCTCGTATAATGGATGTATAGTTAATGGCGTGCGCTATCATACTGAAATTTGGGACGTCGGACGAACCACTCAAAATTACGGTGTTTGGGTTGAAGGTGAACATGGTGGCAGTACGTGTGACTTTTATGGTGTCATAACAGATATTTTAGAAgtatcatatatatatgatcataaAGTGGTACTTTTTCAATGTGACTGGTATGATACTGATACCAAAAAGAAAAGAACACACCAAGAATACCATATCACAAGTATAAATGTCAGCTCAAAATGGTATAAGGAAGAACCTTATATTCTTGCCGACCAAGCAAATCAGGTATTATATTTGGAAGATGATAAGTTTGGTTCGAAATGGAGAGTGGTTGATAAGGTGAATCAACGCCACTTATGGGACGTTCCAGAAGTAATACTTGAAAGTGTAGATGCAGAAGAAGATGGTTCCAATAGTTATACAGAAGCTTATCAAGAAGAGAGATCAAATGATATTGACATAACATTTGATGAGTCAAACGTCGAAATTCCTCTTAACCATCCAAATGCAGAATTGATAGAAATTAACTCATCacatattaattttgaaataattaattgtgaTCAAATTTTGAATGAAAGTAATGTAAGGGAAAGCGATGATGATATATCAGATTCCGAGACTGATATAGGGGATATTGATAAGAAATTACAACATTCTGAATGTTCATCTACAGATGAAAGTGATGACAGTTTATaagtaattttatattattgcatagttttttttatattaatttttatttatttaatttagtaCCACTTCAAATTTATTAGTTATTTGGAATTTTATAGGAACATGGGACCGAAAAAAAAAGCAATTGATATCCCTAATAAAACCCGATCAACGCGAAATATTTCAGAACAATCATCTGAGATTCCCATTACTACTCCGTCTTTACCAGTTTCAAGAGTTAATTATTCCACTACAACACAACCAACAGAGAGTACTCAAAATGAACAAGAGGATTTAGAATCTACTGGTatgcttttttttatataattattattattaattaatttgtaaattaataaatttgtattAATATATCTTTATCAAATATTTCTCTGAGacattttgtatttatttttatagccCCAACCAAGAAAAGAACTCGTGGccaaaatagaagtaaaggcaCAAGTAAAGTAGTTGCGGATACAAAAAGTAAGTTGCCAGTAACAGCTAGAAAGGGAGAACTTCACCCGGTAGGAGACAATGCTTCAAAATTAGCATCAGAAATTGGTTTTATAGTAAGAAATCATGCACCTCTTAAATATAAAGGGTGGAAGAATGTCCCACCAGAGGATAAGGCACTTATTCATACTCGTATTAAGGTTACTTaacttattcaaaaataattttttttctacataattctttttattatttcttttacaTAACATTTATCTTTCAATACATATTGaaattattttaatctatttatgtaGGACAAATTCAAAATTGATCCGAAGGAAGAAAGACACATGCATGACGTCATTGAACGACATTGTTCAAATCGTTACAAAAATTATAGAAACCAACTTCATGCTCATTATAAAGATGTTGTCAAAGAAGGAAAGGATCCACTGGCTAATCGACCTTTAAATCATAGAATGACGGACCAAGATTGGCACTGGCTGTGTGACAATATCTTTGGTAATCCTAACTGGCAGGTATAATTTATACTTTCTATATGTTTATTAATGATATAGTATTAACATCATATGATgtcatttatttttactttatttagaaACGTTCGGTTGCGGCAGCTAAAAATAAAGCTAAAGTACCATATAATCATCGAGGCGGATCAAAATCTTTTATTCAACATCGAACAAAAGGAGTAAGAGTATTTacataagaataataatgttttttttttttaaaaaaaaagttatactaacaatttttttgttaaatagtcTTTAGTTAATGATGTTGGAGAAATTGAGCTATTTAGGAACACCCACTGGAATGCAGAAAATGGTTGGTGTAATGAGGAAGCAAGAACACGATATGTATGTCTTAACTTGTTATAttctttcaaaataaattgtttaattttccTCTAAAATTATTCGTTTTAAAAATACAGGATCGAATGGTTGAGTTAAGACGACAACGTCAAGAGAATAATGAGGAAATACTGGAAGATGAAATCCGTGCTGAGGTTTTGGGTAGTGAAAGATGTGGTCATATACCTGGATTAGGACCTGCCCTTAACAAAAAAAACTCAAACCACCAAGTTGAAAAAGTAATTGAAGATCGTGTTGCAAACATGCGAGAAGAAATGCGTAATGAGATACGACATGAGGTGCGAGATGAGATTCTTCAAGAGGTAAGAAATGAACGCCAAGATTTTTTACAACAACTCAAAGATATTATGAACATACCCAACAATCATCCTATTTTTGGCATCCAACAACCACCgcctccaccaccaccacctccaccaTCTCCACCATCGTTTGGACCACCTCGTGTTGATACTACCTCTGTTCCATCACCACCACCTGCTGCTAGGGACTGTTCTTCTCCACAATCACCAACAACCGCCAGGGCATCTGGTCCACCAGCACCGTCTCCGGTTACTTCGGATAAGGTATTTTTCACTTGAGTtttaaaacaattataattctaCTTAGTGACTTGTCATATCTCACTTacttaattttcatattataatacaagcttGTTTATTGTTTGGTTTGCAAATAAAGACAATTGAGTGCAGTTTGCACGTGATTGATCCTAACATCAAAGGAAATGGCCTAGTTGCATTTGGGTATCTCAAATTAGAAAAATCGGATGAGAAAGGTGAGATCACGGTACATGGAGAAAAGAAGAAGCATTGTGACTTTAAACGTGTCTTCATAGAAAAGGTTGTTGAAGAAAATGCCGATCTGCCATGCCCTCTAAAGCAAGAAGGCTTCTTCAAAGTGGGTTCAGCTGTGAAACATTTCGTCTTCTGGCCGAAGAAACTAATAAATATGCCTTCAGCTTGTTCACTCCAGGTAAACTATAATTAGCCTTAATGTTGAAAAATCTTAATTTTTCACATTAaagtgtttcttttttttttggttgtagGTGAAAGGAAAGATGAAAGCTACCCAAGATCCTCTGGCTCCGCCTACTCAGCCACTGATACACTTGAAGAGGCCAGAGATGTTTCATGAATCACACTACACTCCACCTGAAAAGACATTGTTGTTGACGACACTTTTAGGGATTGTTCAGAAATGGCATCAGAAGAAAACAGTACAACATGAGCTTAAACAAGAATTGTTCGGACCTGGCCATGAGTGTTGGATCGACAAGGAAGATGTCATAGATGTGTGCGAGCTGAGATGGATCGGAACTAATGTCATGACTATTTGGTGCAGGTATAGTggttaatatttaagttaataattatatttgtaaatttttactaataaaattttatgattcAGTTATTTGCAGGAACATTCACTTAATATCAGTGGTTTGAATAATACATATGCATTTTTAAATCCTGCTTTAGTATCCTCAATATCTTATAAAGATCCCAATAGACGTACACAGAATCTCATTGAGCGGTTGAAGGAAATACAACCCGATCAATGGTTGATTTGTCCCTGGAATCATGCGTAAGtagatttataatttaatatatgtaaatatagatCGATCAGGGGGTTCACTAAACTTTTTTAATTATGTGCAGTAGTCAACACTGGGTAGTGATAATCATCCAGGCTGCTACTCAGTCAGTGGCATTCATTGACCCAAAGAATAAGCCAATTGAAAATGAAATTAGAAATTGTGTCACAACGTAagtcatcattttttttttctttaatttaactTTTCTTACTAATTCTTTCACTAATTAACTTCTCTTTGGTGTAGTGCTTTGGAAACCTACATGACCCAGCAAAATATACGAAAAAGGGCTGAGATAAAGATCAGGCAGTACAGGTGTCGAGGACAACCGGACGATCAACAGTGTTGATATTACTGCATGAAGATTATCAAAAGCTTCATGACTCAGTACAATCCTGCAACTTTTTTGAAGGATAAGGTATTTAGACATACATGATTCATTtgataaagtttttatttaaaataaattcaatTTCAATGTTATCTATCTCTGGTTGTACAGTTCAAAGATGACAAGCCTTACAACAACCAGGAGATAAACGAAATACGAGATGAATGGGCCGATTTTGTGAAGTCTTATATATTAATGGAATGAGTGCACAGTTCTTTATACGTGTagggtatataattttatatgacCACTACTTTTGGCTGTACTTAGTTTTTGTTATGGCGAGCAGAATACAATTTTTATGATCGTTACTTTTGGTTATATTAGATTTACTTTAtagttatattaattttttgtagcAGTGAGTACtacaataaatttttatttattattatatttatttagctgtactttttttttttaacttttattaataatttttaataataaggtTTTTTAAGTATGAATCaaacttaataataaaatttattagttcAAATGAGTTGACAAGATGGCattgaattatatattttatctattatatctttatatattaaaagtgcctatctaacggcatttcttggtttaacagaatatacttaaaaataaaaagaatattctgttaaatttaacgattaggtttgatctcccgttaataaataaacccaataattaaacccaaaaaatcaaaacttcctATTCTCACCAAAACAATTCagtaatatttttatatcagttaatttattgttaaaattgtcaatactctactaataaatgctatattttcttaattttgctTGTACACGCGttgcaacaaattattatttcataaatatattttttttccttaaaaatgaacacagagtaatgatgttgaacctaataactaataatatatatttttttaatttttaattatatcactttttaataacgtagaaaaaaaaactaacataaaatttagtatacgtgcctcgcacgtaactttttactagtTTGCTTATATATGTATggacaatatataaatattaatttatttttttggataTATTAATGTtagtttaatatattatttttaatataatatgaaaatatttttattaaaatattaaccaATGTATAAAGataacaaataattatattctttgtttttttaaaacatataattatttattattaaaaacaaaCTGCTACTAAATAAATttgctaaaatattttttttggaggTAAACTCCAAATTTTCCCTCTACATTTTCATTTGCCTTACAGTTACATTTTCATTTTCCTGGTTCCCATCCTTGATTTTGTTCCTCAGAAGCGACCAACTGCGGCTCAATTATGCAGGCCCTCGTCTCTTGGAACCATCTATTACTATTACCTCTGATGGAAATCAAGCTGAAGGTAGTGCCATCGTTGATGATAAGAAAAGGGAAAATGATGACAGAGAGGCATCGTTGATGATAAGGTAGTGCCTGGTTAACgtgttttattattgaagaAAAATCCTGAACATTTTCTTGGACGGTTTATGATGAGTCTCATACAATCTAGTTTAGctgcaatttttattttttagaaaagacCTTACTGTGACAAACCTTTACTTTGTATTAGCTTTGGGAATCAACCAAAAAGTCATGTGTCTTGTGTAAATCTCTTGGTAAcctttcatttattattttctttgttAGTTTATAGCACTTTTAAGGGTATTTGTTGAAAATCGTACATCATTTAAACCAAACTAACCAAtaagatattatttatttagtcGAGAAGGGACCTAATCCATAGCTTGAATGATCCCAaaaaacattttaaatttttttatccgAATGATTTTATCAGAGTATTTGTTTAATACTTGTTTCTTACCTTTTCTCATATTCAGATTGGTTTGCAAGGAGAGCATTTAGGCATTTACAAGGCAGATGGTATTAATAAAGTAAATTGGGTTGCTACCTCGGAACCACCAAAGATGCAACCTTTAACATGGTACAAGGTAAATACTGGGATCTGGGGAACATTATGGTTTTCGTATTACAGAGGCTGATTGTTTCAGTTGTATTATTACTTTCTTTTTATGCTGTTGAAATTAAGAAAAACAAAGTACTCACTCGGACTCGGAGTATTGCAGGCTGAAATAAACCCTCCACCAGGGAAAGAACCTGTGGGGCTGGATATGGTTCATATGGGAAAAGGTCTAGCTTGGTTGAATGGGGAAGAAATTGGAAGGTACTGGCCAAGGAAGAGTTCTATAGATGATGGATGTGTTAAAGAATGTGATTACCGAGGAAAGTTCATGCCCAACAAATGCTTTACGGGTTGTGGAGAACCAACTCAAAGATGGTAAGACTAAGTCAATAAATATACTCAAAGATGTTTCCCTTTCATTTCTTTGCTGCCAAGGCTGAGTAGCGTAGACATTTGGATCTTCAGTAGTCACTATCATATAAGTATATCTAATTTTGTTTTTCAGTAAATGAGAGTGTATGTGAGTGGTCTTGAGTATTTGGTAAATATATCTCATGAAAAAACAAACAGTACAATGTagcacaaaataaaaataaggtgCTTGGGTTTGATCTGAGGAAACTTATAGAGTGAGCTTAATACTTAATAGCTCGAAGGTTTACTTTCTCTTTTACCAAGATTAAATAACCACTGAAACAATTTGTCAGTTGAGGCTAGCTCAACTGGTTATGATTTAGCTTTCAGAAAAGGCTAGTATTTACTATGTCCAGAAGTTTATAAGCCATCTATCAAACTTGCAAAAGCAAGCAGGAATGCACAGGCGCTCTGCATGCACACTTTTAATGTATTGCCTAGTATATAGTTATTGTTATTTCAAAACCAAATTTGAAGTTTTATAGACTCTTGGTGCCTGGCTGTGGTGTACTCGTTCTCTGTTATGGTTACTAATGTGAAGATATACTCTTAAATTCTTAATGGTAAACGATTGTGATAGCATAGTGGGTGTTAGcactttttttgtttctttatttcaTCTTGTAAGATCAAATGTTTTAAGATTTAATAAGTAATTACTGCATTGTTAAAGAACCTTACAAGGCAGCAATGTTTCTCGAACAGGTACCATGTGCCCcgttcttggttcaagtcatctGGAAACATTCTGGTGATCTTTGAGGAGAAAGGAGGAGATCCATCAAAGATTACTTTGTCAAGGCGGAAAGTAACTGGCCTCTGTGCTCTTGTTGCAGAGGATCATCCTTCTATTAGACCTGAAGCTTGGGAGAAAGAAGACAGTGGAAGTAACAGAAATGTTCCAACTGTCCACTTGCAATGTCCTGAGAATACCCTTGTATCTGCTGTAAAATTTGCTAGCTTTGGAACTCCTTCAGGAAACTGTGGATCTTATACCAAGGGAGATTGCCATGATCCTAATTCCATTTTAGTGGTTGAAAAGGTAAGGACTGCATCAATtccttttctatatattttaagcAGTGTGAATAGTGGAATTCTAGAATCCCTTTCACTGAAAGTACAATAAATATACAATTAAGGTGATTACATTTACAAATGCACCTAGAGTTTCAGAACATAATGCCACAAAATAAGAATACTTGCATACACTTCAATATATGGAAACTCTGTTGTGGTGGCCTCAGTGGTTAAAAACTTCACCCTCTTATAGTTGAAACATCATTGTATTTTATGAATCTTGGGCGTGCTTTAGTTTGTTAATTATAAAATGTTTTAATCGGTTGTGCTATGTATTATTTTGTATACTTATGGCCTATTTTGGGAGATATAGTTAAATTTTCAGAGCAACTTTTTTGGTGTTCATTTCATGTTTGGCAGCTTGGAAGGAAGAAGACCAACACCAGTGAGACTCATTTGAACTCAGGTAGCGGGATTAACCACTCTGGGTTAAAAAGGCGTCAGAAAGTTCTTTCAGTAGTATTTCTGGTACGTTGTTATATTGTTTCTTTCTGCAACATGTTTTTTCAGTGTTATCATAAATGTTTTTTCTTGTAGTGCAAGCTGCATGATTGGTATGTTTTCCTTTAATTAGATATTGAGGATTTTCACTGGGCTGTGAGGCCACTGGCAAATGCTTTTGGTTTGTTTGCAGCCATGAAATTTAGCTTATTTCTCGGATGAGGTGTGAGCTTAAAACTGAGGAAGGAGCAGAAAAAGCTGACTAGATCCAATGATATTACATttcttcaaataaatataaaacttGATTGCTATATAATCCTACTGCACTTGTTTAAAACGTAAGCAaagaatagatttttttttttaattatttcttttaaaagatTTCAGATATCTCAATCAATTTCATTGCTACTAACTTAATTGTTTAATAGGTTATCTAACATTGAGTAATGGGGGTTTTCTTTTTCTGTTAAAACTTTGTCTGATCACATTTTGATAAAGTTTTTTGTCACTAACTTTATAACATTTTGATCGAACTTCTTTAAGGTCCTGGCTTacatgttaaatttatttatttgttttgtcCTTGCTGTCAAGTGTCAACCAGTGTATAATTTGATCTGAATGATGCCATTGTGTTTTGTTTTCTCAGACATGCTGTTCAGCTTATATCTCCTGCTAGCATTGTTGCAAAAATGAATGGTCAGGACAGTATCTGCAAGGTATCAATAATTTGGGACCCAGTCATTATTACAATGAAGTGGTTAAACCTTATTGTTTTCTATGATTTCATGCTTATATTTGCACGATCTGCAGGCGGATCTCGAGGAAGTCACCTCATTGTATCATGACAGATGTATAATTATGAAGAAGGGTGGGTACTGGGTAGCTGTTTTTGTGGTTGTTTCAATTTAATAATCTCTCTGCCTCTTACAATCTAAAATCTAATTGCTCCTACCAAAATATGTCTGCACATAAACATGACTACATTTTTGGTGAAATTTTTCTGgtgttttcttcttttcttttgatGGGTTTCATTTGATCATGACCAGGCTGATGGGCAAAGTTGCATCTGATAAATGTCACAAATGGGTCTTCAAAGAACCAACTGAATGTGAACCTAATATCTCCAACTACTGGCAAAGCTCTTTTGATGTTGTATGTTCTTATAATTACTTAAACTTAGTAAATTGAGTATTACTTCTGCTTTTATTATTCTGTTTTAGGTAAGACGGTGTTTTATTAGCAATATCTGGTTCTGACTCCAATAATTGATGTTATTGATTGCAGCTGCCCACTGAATGGACTGATCAGTTTGAGTCAGGGATTCAGGTCAGTACAGAGGAAAATTATGTTACTTACTACAGATTAAACTGTAAATCATGTACTATCATATCTGATTTACTTACTACTGATTCGAAATTCTCAAGTactcatattataataattataagtaCTCATATAAGCATGAAATATTAAGAAATATTAAGaaatattataatcatgtaCTAGTTTctctcatttcatataattataagtactcatattttttcttttttcttttgtaacAAGGTTGCAGGAAGCGTGATATTAGTTTCAATCATGAGAACTGGTCACATTACTATGAAAGATACATATACATTGCATTGCTTCTTGTATATGAAAGATACATATTCATATATGAAGATGAATTCTTTGCTTTGTTGATGCTTGTTCTTGAGACTCATAGCTTACGGACTACAGGTTAATCTATATTTTCGTTccggttatatatatatttttcctatttattTGCTGCAAAATGttgaattatttttgaaatcggaGTTGTAATTTTGTTTTGGATTGCTACAAAGTTATGAGAAAATGAGTTATTCTCGTTTTGATGAATATGCACATAGGGTATTGTTGTGGGGCTTGATAATTTGGATGGTGTAATTCCTATAATAATAAGAGAATCTTCAAGCAATGCAGTTGCAACATCTGGTCTAAAAAATGGTAAGCTTTCCATGCTCTTACATTTCATATAAATAAGTTgggtaaattaatttaagagaaTTATTGATGGCTTTCCCTTAATTTCCCTTAATTTTGTCATCAAGAGTTTGATAATATAGGTTGATATAGTAGTGACTTTATGTTGATATAGTAGTGACTTAGCCAACTCATTTAACACATCAACTGCTTGATCATCATCCTGCTGAGACACAATGAGTTTTGGAAGGACAACAGGAACCATTCTCGTGACAAGTTTTTCAGTTTCAACACCTAGAACTGCTTCAAATCTCTTAGTCATTGTTTGCAAGGACTTTATACTTAAATGTAATTCTTTGCAGAGGAAAAAGTTAATCAATGAAAGTGAATCCTTAAAGgagcaaatttcaaaattagagGAACTTTTGTGAAGCAAGTAGAATATGTTAGAggtatatatttactattcaagcaataaataaattttgCCGCACTAATTAGTTTTGTTTCTTAACTTTGCAGGCATATCATGAAGTATTATCTTTAAGTATTATTTGGTGATAGCGTTAAGTGTAGTTCACTTTTAAGGTATATAAGAACTTTTTCATCTGCTAAACCAGACATATACATCAAAATAGAAGCATCAAAGTAGGGGGCATATAtgcttttttattttagaaCCCTCTGTTCTGTATTAATTTACTGATTTTTCAGGTGAGATTTTATAGTACTGTTATATTATGTTTAACTTCTCTCACTGCTGTAGATCTCTCTCTGTTGCAAGATAATGTAGAGTGGAACTTTCACTGCTGTAGATCTCTCTCTGGAGGACAGAAATCCCGTGTTGTCTTCACATCAATATCCATGTCAAAACCCCACATTTTGCTGTTGGATGAACCCACAAATCACTTGGATATGCAGAGTATTGATGCTCTAGCTGACGCACTTGATGAATTTACTGGTGGAGTTGTGCTGGTCAGTCATGATTCTAGGCTGATATCACGTGTGTGCGAGGACGAAGAGAAGAGTGAAATTTGGGTGGTCGAAGATGGTACTGTACGGAACTTTCCAGGCACGTTTAAGGAATACAAGGAAGATCTACAGAGAGAAATTAAAGCTGAGGTCGATGATTGACGATGTAAAGGTGAAAATATTTGTTATTTGCTCTGTCTACATGTTGAAATTTTGCAGGGGTATGCTTTCTCTCTATACAGAGAATAAACATGGTCTTTGTCCTACTCTTACATATACGTCtttcaatattatttatatgagtGTATGATTAGTTTGTTTCCGGAACTAATAaagtataaattttcatttaaaattgtAGTGATAGTTATGTATTGCTGctgattttaataattttccTATAATTCTTTCACAGATCATGCCTACAGATGCTCAAAGGATGCTTTAAGAGTTTGAGGGGTGTGTGCTTCTAGCTTTTGAGTTGGAGCCAGATCAAGACAGAGGCTTCACATtcttttttatgtttgtttgccTAATTTagtgttagttttttttgttcATTTAGTTTGGTTTGAATTGGGGGTAACTTTTTTCTGTTTTCCATGTTGGCAACTCTGATTCATGGAGTTTGTTGTTGTAGTTCACAGACAATACAATTCAAGCAAGGACTATGtaattgaattttttatgattgctattgtaatttttatgtaatgaaTAAATGTgttcaatattatttaaatatagctttttgaataatttgtttttattatataatttaaatgaatatattttaaattaaaaaataataattaatttttatgac from Cannabis sativa cultivar Pink pepper isolate KNU-18-1 chromosome 2, ASM2916894v1, whole genome shotgun sequence encodes:
- the LOC115721148 gene encoding beta-galactosidase 3-like, whose amino-acid sequence is MQPLTWYKAEINPPPGKEPVGLDMVHMGKGLAWLNGEEIGRYWPRKSSIDDGCVKECDYRGKFMPNKCFTGCGEPTQRWYHVPRSWFKSSGNILVIFEEKGGDPSKITLSRRKVTGLCALVAEDHPSIRPEAWEKEDSGSNRNVPTVHLQCPENTLVSAVKFASFGTPSGNCGSYTKGDCHDPNSILVVEKLGRKKTNTSETHLNSGSGINHSGLKRRQKVLSVVFLTCCSAYISC